From a region of the Enterobacter cancerogenus genome:
- the wzzE gene encoding ECA polysaccharide chain length modulation protein, translated as MTQPLAGAKSEMNENELDIRGLFRVLWAGKLWIVGTALGFALIALAYTFFAKQEWSATAITDRPTVNMLGGFYSQQQFLRNLDIKANLATPDQTSVMDEAYKEFVMQLASWDTRRDFWSQTDYYKQRMVGNSKADAALLDDMINNIQFMPGDILRNVNDSVKLIAETAPDANNLLRQYVAFASQRAASHLNDELKGAWAARTIQMKAQVKRQEEVSKAIFTRRVHNLEQALKIAEQRNISRSETDVPADELPDSEMFLLGRPMLQARLENLQAVGPDFDLDYDQNRAMLNTLNVGPTLDPRFQTYRYLRTPEEPVKRDSPRRAFLMIMWGIVGALTGAGVALTRRRTNYKNA; from the coding sequence ATGACTCAACCGTTGGCAGGAGCAAAATCAGAGATGAACGAGAATGAGCTGGATATTCGTGGCTTGTTTCGCGTTTTATGGGCGGGCAAACTGTGGATTGTTGGAACAGCATTAGGTTTTGCGCTAATTGCGCTTGCGTACACTTTCTTCGCAAAACAGGAGTGGAGCGCCACGGCGATAACAGATAGACCAACAGTTAACATGCTAGGTGGGTTCTATTCCCAGCAGCAGTTCCTGCGCAATCTGGATATCAAAGCGAACCTGGCCACGCCGGATCAGACGTCCGTTATGGATGAAGCCTACAAAGAGTTTGTCATGCAGCTGGCCTCCTGGGATACGCGTCGTGATTTCTGGTCCCAGACTGATTACTACAAGCAACGCATGGTGGGCAACAGCAAGGCCGATGCCGCGCTGCTGGATGATATGATCAACAACATCCAGTTTATGCCGGGCGATATCCTGCGTAACGTTAACGACAGCGTGAAGCTGATTGCGGAAACCGCGCCGGACGCCAATAACCTGCTTCGTCAGTACGTCGCTTTCGCCAGCCAGCGTGCGGCGAGCCATCTTAACGATGAGCTGAAAGGCGCATGGGCGGCGCGCACCATCCAGATGAAGGCGCAGGTTAAACGTCAGGAAGAGGTGTCAAAAGCCATTTTCACCCGCCGCGTCCATAACCTGGAGCAGGCGCTGAAAATTGCCGAACAGCGCAATATTTCCCGCAGCGAGACCGATGTCCCGGCTGACGAGCTGCCTGATTCCGAAATGTTCCTGCTGGGGCGTCCAATGCTCCAGGCGCGTCTTGAAAATCTCCAGGCCGTTGGCCCTGATTTTGACCTCGACTACGACCAGAACCGCGCCATGCTCAATACCCTGAACGTGGGCCCGACGCTGGATCCGCGTTTTCAGACCTATCGTTACTTAAGAACGCCTGAAGAACCTGTAAAACGCGATAGTCCGCGTCGCGCATTCCTGATGATCATGTGGGGGATTGTGGGCGCATTGACTGGCGCTGGCGTGGCGTTAACGCGTCGTCGCACTAATTATAAGAACGCCTAA
- the wecB gene encoding non-hydrolyzing UDP-N-acetylglucosamine 2-epimerase, which yields MKVLTVFGTRPEAIKMAPLVHALARDPDIEVKVCVTAQHREMLDQVLSLFSIIPDYDLNIMKPGQGLTEITCRILEGLKPILELYKPDVVLVHGDTTTTVATSLAAFYQRIPVGHVEAGLRTGNLYSPWPEEANRTLTGHLAMYHFAPTENSRQNLLRENITDNKIFVTGNTVIDALIWVRDRVLENKDLQSELAARYPFLHNGKKTILVTGHRRESFGQGFEQICHALAEIAAQNEDVQIVYPVHLNPNVSEPVNRILGHVENVLLIEPQDYMPFVWLMNHAWLILTDSGGIQEEAPSLGKPVLVMRETTERPEAVKAGTVRLVGTDPQRIVEEVTRLLHDEEAYQAMSKAHNPYGDGQACGRILHALKHNRVSL from the coding sequence GTGAAAGTACTTACCGTATTTGGCACCAGACCGGAGGCCATCAAGATGGCGCCTCTGGTCCATGCGCTGGCCAGGGATCCTGATATAGAAGTGAAAGTGTGCGTGACTGCCCAGCACCGTGAGATGCTCGATCAGGTTTTATCTCTCTTTTCTATTATCCCGGATTACGACCTCAATATTATGAAACCGGGGCAAGGACTGACGGAGATCACCTGCCGGATTCTGGAGGGATTGAAACCGATTCTGGAGTTATATAAGCCTGACGTCGTCCTCGTGCATGGTGACACCACGACAACCGTGGCGACCAGCCTGGCGGCATTCTACCAACGCATTCCGGTCGGGCATGTTGAAGCGGGCCTGCGGACGGGCAATCTCTATTCACCGTGGCCGGAAGAGGCCAACCGCACGCTAACGGGCCACCTGGCGATGTATCACTTCGCGCCAACCGAAAACTCGCGCCAGAATCTGCTGCGTGAAAACATTACTGATAACAAAATCTTCGTGACCGGGAATACGGTCATTGATGCGCTGATTTGGGTGCGCGATCGGGTGCTGGAGAACAAAGACCTCCAGAGCGAGCTCGCCGCGCGCTATCCGTTTTTACATAACGGTAAAAAGACCATTCTGGTGACGGGCCACCGTCGCGAAAGCTTTGGTCAGGGTTTTGAGCAAATCTGCCATGCGCTGGCCGAAATTGCCGCGCAGAATGAAGATGTGCAGATTGTCTATCCGGTGCACCTCAACCCTAACGTCAGCGAGCCGGTAAACCGCATTCTGGGTCATGTCGAGAATGTCTTACTGATTGAGCCACAGGACTACATGCCGTTTGTCTGGCTGATGAACCACGCCTGGCTGATCCTGACCGATTCCGGCGGCATTCAGGAAGAAGCGCCTTCGCTTGGCAAACCGGTGCTGGTGATGCGAGAAACCACGGAGCGTCCGGAGGCGGTGAAAGCGGGGACGGTACGTCTGGTCGGCACAGATCCGCAGCGTATCGTCGAAGAGGTCACACGCCTGTTACACGATGAAGAAGCGTACCAGGCGATGAGCAAAGCCCATAACCCGTACGGCGATGGGCAGGCCTGTGGTCGTATTTTGCATGCACTTAAACACAATCGGGTATCACTATGA
- the wecC gene encoding UDP-N-acetyl-D-mannosamine dehydrogenase: MSFTTISVVGLGYIGLPTAAAFASRQKQVVGVDINARAVETINRGEIHIVEPDLDRVVKEAVDGGFLRASTTPVAADAYLIAVPTPFKGDHEPDMAYVEAAAKSIAPVLKKGALVILESTSPVGATEQMAQWLADARPDLSFPQQAGEQADINIAYCPERVLPGQVMVELIKNDRVIGGMTPACSARASELYKIFLEGECVVTNSRTAEMCKLTENSFRDVNIAFANELSLICADQGINVWELISLANRHPRVNILQPGPGVGGHCIAVDPWFIVAQNPDQARLIRTAREVNDSKPHWVLNQVKATVADCLAESGKRASELKIACFGLAFKPNIDDLRESPAMEIAEMIAGWHSGETLVVEPNIHELPAKLAGHCTLTALDAALATADVLVLLVDHKDFKAIAGDAVRQQYVVDTKGVWR, encoded by the coding sequence ATGAGTTTTACTACCATCTCTGTCGTGGGTCTTGGTTATATTGGGCTGCCCACGGCGGCGGCCTTTGCCTCTCGTCAAAAGCAGGTTGTCGGCGTGGATATCAATGCGCGCGCGGTGGAAACCATCAACCGTGGCGAAATTCATATCGTGGAGCCGGATCTTGACCGCGTGGTGAAAGAGGCCGTCGATGGCGGCTTCCTGCGTGCCAGCACTACCCCCGTTGCGGCAGATGCGTATCTGATTGCGGTTCCGACGCCTTTCAAAGGCGACCATGAGCCTGATATGGCGTACGTCGAGGCCGCGGCCAAATCGATTGCGCCGGTGCTGAAAAAAGGCGCGCTGGTGATTCTGGAATCCACCTCGCCGGTAGGCGCAACCGAACAAATGGCGCAGTGGCTGGCGGACGCCCGCCCCGATCTGAGCTTCCCGCAGCAGGCCGGTGAACAGGCCGATATCAATATCGCCTACTGCCCGGAGCGCGTGTTGCCGGGCCAGGTCATGGTTGAACTGATTAAAAACGACCGCGTGATTGGTGGCATGACGCCCGCCTGTTCCGCACGCGCCAGCGAGCTGTATAAGATTTTCCTTGAAGGCGAATGCGTGGTGACCAACTCCCGCACCGCCGAGATGTGCAAGCTAACGGAAAACAGCTTCCGCGACGTCAACATCGCCTTTGCCAACGAACTGTCGCTGATTTGTGCCGATCAGGGCATTAACGTGTGGGAGTTGATTAGCCTGGCGAACCGTCACCCGCGCGTGAATATCCTCCAGCCGGGTCCGGGCGTGGGCGGCCACTGTATCGCGGTAGACCCATGGTTTATCGTCGCGCAAAATCCGGACCAGGCGCGCCTGATCCGTACCGCGCGCGAAGTGAACGACAGTAAACCGCACTGGGTACTGAACCAGGTTAAAGCCACTGTGGCAGACTGTCTGGCAGAGAGCGGTAAACGCGCCAGCGAACTGAAAATCGCCTGCTTCGGCCTGGCCTTCAAGCCAAACATCGACGATCTGCGCGAAAGCCCGGCAATGGAAATTGCCGAAATGATTGCCGGATGGCACAGCGGTGAAACGCTGGTGGTGGAACCAAACATCCATGAGCTGCCGGCAAAACTGGCGGGACACTGCACGCTGACCGCCTTAGACGCCGCGCTGGCAACGGCGGATGTGCTGGTGCTGCTGGTCGATCACAAAGATTTTAAAGCGATCGCCGGTGATGCCGTGCGCCAGCAGTATGTGGTTGATACCAAAGGTGTCTGGCGTTGA
- the rffC gene encoding dTDP-4-amino-4,6-dideoxy-D-galactose acyltransferase, translating to MSELYGALESLQWESAFFALPTAIVRLSENAPALTEVDFAAWERVQAKIPADRADLLDALQQRGFRLVEGEVDLSLSIARHASPGAEVATERDIPALRQLAEQAFARSRFRAPWYAPQDSGRFYAQWIENAVRGTFDHVCLVFRAAGGQIQGFVSLRKLNEHDARIGLLAGRGMGEKLMQAALYWAQQQECSTLRVATQMGNTAALKRYIASGANVDATAYWLYR from the coding sequence TTGAGTGAACTCTACGGCGCGCTTGAGTCTCTTCAGTGGGAAAGCGCCTTTTTTGCGCTTCCCACGGCGATTGTCCGTCTGAGTGAAAATGCCCCTGCGCTCACCGAGGTGGATTTCGCTGCCTGGGAACGGGTACAGGCTAAAATCCCGGCGGACCGCGCCGACCTGCTGGACGCGCTTCAGCAGCGCGGTTTCCGTCTGGTCGAAGGCGAGGTTGATCTCTCCCTGTCGATCGCCCGCCACGCTTCGCCAGGCGCAGAAGTGGCGACAGAGCGGGATATCCCGGCGCTGCGCCAGCTGGCTGAGCAGGCGTTTGCCCGGAGCCGCTTTCGCGCGCCCTGGTATGCGCCCCAGGACAGCGGACGCTTTTACGCCCAGTGGATCGAAAATGCCGTCCGAGGCACATTCGACCACGTTTGTCTGGTTTTTCGCGCGGCGGGCGGCCAGATTCAGGGCTTTGTCTCGCTGCGTAAGTTGAATGAGCATGACGCGCGTATCGGGCTGCTTGCCGGGCGCGGCATGGGAGAAAAACTGATGCAGGCCGCGCTGTACTGGGCGCAGCAACAGGAATGCTCGACGCTGCGGGTGGCGACCCAGATGGGCAACACCGCCGCGCTGAAACGTTATATTGCGAGTGGGGCCAACGTTGACGCCACCGCTTACTGGCTATACAGGTGA
- the rffA gene encoding dTDP-4-amino-4,6-dideoxygalactose transaminase, producing MIPFNAPPVVGTELDYMQSAMGSGKLCGDGGFTRRCQQWMEQRFHSAKVLLTPSCTASLEMAALLLDIQPGDEVIMPSYTFVSTANAFVLRGAKIVFVDVRPDTMNIDESLIEAAITDKTRVIVPVHYAGVACEMDTIMAIAKKHNLFVVEDAAQGVMSTYKGRALGTIGHIGCFSFHETKNYTAGGEGGATLINDRALVERAEVIREKGTNRSQFFRGQVDKYTWRDIGSSYLMADLQAAYLWAQLEAAERINLQRLSLWQTYYDALAPLAKAGRIELPTIPADCVHNAHMFYIKLRDNDDRSGLIAWLKEAEILAVFHYIPLHSSPAGEAFGVFAGEDRYTTKESERLLRLPLFYNLEPVNQRTVINTLQSYFG from the coding sequence ATGATCCCATTTAACGCCCCCCCCGTCGTCGGTACGGAACTCGACTACATGCAGTCTGCTATGGGCAGCGGCAAGCTCTGCGGTGACGGAGGCTTTACCCGTCGCTGCCAGCAGTGGATGGAACAGCGTTTCCACAGCGCCAAGGTGCTGCTGACGCCGTCCTGTACCGCCTCCCTGGAAATGGCGGCTCTGCTGCTGGATATCCAGCCCGGTGATGAAGTGATCATGCCGAGCTACACCTTCGTCTCCACGGCGAACGCGTTTGTCCTGCGCGGTGCCAAAATTGTGTTTGTCGATGTCCGCCCCGACACCATGAACATCGACGAATCGCTGATCGAAGCGGCGATCACCGACAAAACGCGGGTGATTGTCCCGGTTCACTACGCGGGCGTGGCCTGTGAAATGGACACGATCATGGCGATTGCCAAAAAGCATAATCTGTTCGTGGTGGAAGATGCCGCTCAGGGCGTGATGTCCACCTACAAAGGGCGTGCGTTGGGCACTATCGGCCATATCGGCTGCTTTAGCTTCCACGAAACCAAAAACTACACCGCCGGTGGCGAAGGGGGAGCGACGCTGATTAACGATCGCGCCCTGGTTGAACGCGCAGAAGTGATCCGCGAAAAAGGCACCAACCGCAGCCAGTTCTTCCGCGGGCAGGTAGACAAATACACCTGGCGCGATATCGGCTCCAGCTACCTGATGGCTGACCTTCAGGCTGCCTATCTTTGGGCGCAGCTCGAGGCGGCAGAGCGCATTAACCTGCAACGCCTCTCCCTGTGGCAAACCTATTACGACGCGCTGGCACCGCTGGCTAAAGCGGGGCGCATTGAGCTGCCGACCATTCCGGCGGATTGTGTCCACAACGCCCATATGTTCTACATCAAGCTGCGCGATAACGACGATCGCAGCGGCCTGATTGCCTGGCTGAAAGAGGCTGAAATTCTGGCAGTGTTCCACTACATTCCGCTGCACTCCAGCCCTGCCGGTGAAGCGTTTGGCGTGTTTGCCGGTGAAGACCGTTACACCACCAAAGAAAGTGAGCGTTTGCTTCGCTTGCCGCTCTTTTACAATCTTGAGCCAGTTAACCAACGTACGGTCATCAACACCCTTCAGAGTTATTTCGGCTGA